The Winogradskyella schleiferi genome contains the following window.
TATGAAAAATACACTTACTCTAAAACTCAGTTTACTAACTATTGATGGCTTCATTATTATTGTTTTTTTGTTATTATTTCCTTTAAGAGTGCTTCCATTTCTGCAACCACTTTCGGGTTTTGGTTATACACATTTGTACTTTCATAAGGATCAGTCTCCAAATTGTACAATTGTGCCATAGCAGCTGTTTCCTTTATTTGTCCATCTTCAATATCACTATTGATTTCTTCCGTAAAAGGAAATGCCGCAGCACCACCAAAATCATGGTCTCCCAAATGTTTGGCACCAAAACCACCTCCACCTTGCGCAGGAATGAACATCCATTTACCCTTACGAAGTGATAAATGATTTCGAGAACCTGCAGCAATAACCATGTTTTCACGAATAGGTTCCTTAGGATCTCCTATAAGTGCGGGTAACATATTCACACTATCTGGACCTTCATCTTTTTTAGGTTGATAGCCAATAACCGCAGCCAAAGTAGCAAACAGATCCACATTTGAAAACATTTGATCTGAGGTCGATCCCGGAACAATTTTTCCCGGCCATCGTGCAATAAAAGGTACTCTGTGGCCGCCTTCCCAAGCGTCAAATTTAAAACCTAAATAAGCACCATTCGCGTGATGACCTGCTTCACGAGCAAATTGACCACCTCTATTAAGCATACCGCCATTATCACTTGTGAAAATCACTAAGGTATTATCTGAAATGCCTTCTTCATCTAAAGTGTTCATAATTTCAGAAAGCATCCAATCCAATTCGTGGATAAAATCGCCATAAGGTCCCGCTTCACTTGTACCGATAAAACGTGGTGCAGGCGTAAATGGATGGTGGATATTGGTTGTAGCGAAATACAGGAAGAATGGTTTTTCCTTATGCGCTTTTATCCATTCCACAGCCTTTTCCTTTAAAGTCGTGCCGACCATTCTATCATTGTAATTTTGATGCGCTGCCTTGGCACCGCCAATTTCGTCAATGCCCATTTTTTCATCAAAAAAGCGTGTTTCGGCCTTTTTCCCATACACAAAAGGATCTTCGGGTACAAGACCCACCACATCATGGTTTTCTACATAAACAAAAGGAGGATGGCTGTTTAGGATAGGCACGCCAAAATAGTAATCAAAGCCAAGTTCCAATGGCCCGGGTTTTAAGGGTTTGTTCCAGTCAACGGGACTTTCATTGCCAAAACCTAAATGCCATTTACCTATGATGGCAGTTTGGTAGTCTGCTTTTTTCATCAAACTTCCCAAGGTCATTCGATCCGTTTCGATTTGTATAGGTGTTTTGAGGAAAATGGGATAATACAAATTGCTTCTTGCAGGATAACGCCCTGTAATCAACGCATATCTTGAAGGGGAGCATACGGCTGAGGCCGAATGAAAATCAGTAAAACGCTTACCTTGGACAGCTAGTTTATTGATGTTTGGTGTCTTGACCTTAGTGGCGCCTTGAACACCAATATCACCATATCCCAAATCGTCAACATTGATAATGATGATATT
Protein-coding sequences here:
- a CDS encoding sulfatase family protein, with the protein product MEHSKSANSKLRWIIVLMLFTFSFGYSQTEKPNIIIINVDDLGYGDIGVQGATKVKTPNINKLAVQGKRFTDFHSASAVCSPSRYALITGRYPARSNLYYPIFLKTPIQIETDRMTLGSLMKKADYQTAIIGKWHLGFGNESPVDWNKPLKPGPLELGFDYYFGVPILNSHPPFVYVENHDVVGLVPEDPFVYGKKAETRFFDEKMGIDEIGGAKAAHQNYNDRMVGTTLKEKAVEWIKAHKEKPFFLYFATTNIHHPFTPAPRFIGTSEAGPYGDFIHELDWMLSEIMNTLDEEGISDNTLVIFTSDNGGMLNRGGQFAREAGHHANGAYLGFKFDAWEGGHRVPFIARWPGKIVPGSTSDQMFSNVDLFATLAAVIGYQPKKDEGPDSVNMLPALIGDPKEPIRENMVIAAGSRNHLSLRKGKWMFIPAQGGGGFGAKHLGDHDFGGAAAFPFTEEINSDIEDGQIKETAAMAQLYNLETDPYESTNVYNQNPKVVAEMEALLKEIITKKQ